In Amycolatopsis methanolica 239, a single genomic region encodes these proteins:
- a CDS encoding Ku protein: MARAIWSGAINFGLVTVPVELYSATEDHTVHFRQFERGTSDRIRYKRVNERTGEEVAYEDIVKGYDLGDGDYVLVEQEELDQIAPGRSRSIDIESFVDLDEIDPLYFQKSYWLAPTKEEFGRAYGLLRRAMADTNKAGIARFVMRGKEHIAAVRAGDGVLVLDTLLFAEDVRNPAKELKKLPEKAEPRGRELEMAVALVDSMADDWRPDDYHDQYNERVLKLIDDKKAGRTVTVEDEPAEPTKVVDLFEALSRSVERRKGSGEKGGSAAPKKSRKAAEPDLSELSKAELDQMARELDIKGRSKLNRAELEKAIRDARPARSRKRAS; encoded by the coding sequence ATGGCGCGAGCGATCTGGAGCGGTGCGATCAACTTCGGCCTGGTGACGGTGCCGGTCGAGCTGTACTCCGCGACCGAGGACCACACCGTGCACTTCCGGCAGTTCGAGCGCGGCACGTCGGACCGGATCCGGTACAAGCGCGTGAACGAGCGGACCGGCGAGGAGGTGGCCTACGAGGACATCGTGAAGGGCTACGACCTCGGCGACGGCGACTACGTGCTGGTCGAGCAGGAGGAGCTGGACCAGATCGCGCCCGGCCGGTCCCGGTCCATCGACATCGAGTCGTTCGTCGACCTCGACGAGATCGACCCGCTGTACTTCCAGAAGAGCTACTGGCTGGCGCCGACGAAGGAGGAGTTCGGGCGCGCGTACGGGCTGCTCAGGCGGGCCATGGCGGACACCAACAAGGCCGGCATCGCCCGCTTCGTGATGCGCGGCAAGGAACATATCGCCGCGGTCCGAGCCGGCGACGGTGTGCTGGTGCTGGACACGCTGCTGTTCGCCGAGGACGTGCGTAACCCGGCGAAGGAGCTGAAGAAGCTGCCGGAGAAGGCGGAGCCGCGGGGCCGCGAACTGGAGATGGCGGTCGCGCTGGTGGACTCCATGGCGGACGACTGGCGCCCGGACGACTACCACGACCAGTACAACGAGCGCGTCCTGAAGCTGATCGACGACAAGAAGGCCGGCCGCACGGTGACGGTCGAGGACGAGCCCGCCGAGCCGACGAAGGTGGTCGACCTGTTCGAGGCGCTGTCCCGCAGCGTCGAGCGGCGCAAGGGCTCTGGGGAGAAGGGCGGTTCGGCTGCCCCGAAGAAGTCCCGGAAGGCCGCGGAGCCGGACCTGTCCGAGCTGAGCAAGGCGGAGCTGGACCAGATGGCACGGGAGCTCGACATCAAGGGCCGCTCGAAGCTCAACCGCGCCGAACTGGAAAAAGCCATTCGCGACGCGCGGCCGGCCCGTTCACGCAAGCGCGCCTCCTGA
- a CDS encoding beta-ketoacyl-ACP synthase III produces MHDGHHAVLAGLGAWLPPRVVDNDDLAQHLNTSDEWIRARTGIGERRIADPDVSTVDMAVAAGRNALRSAGSDAIDAVVLATATPDYLCPASAPQVASGLGLSGVAAFDVNAVCSGFIYALATAAGLIAGGVAGRVLVVGADAFSRYCDPADRTTVPIFGDGAGAVVLRAGTADEPGALGPFDLHSEGENAGLLIVPAGGAKQRQSADPHDHYLTMQGTAVFRHACARMAESARAVLERSGLGVGDVDRFVGHQANIRILQATAKQLGMPNDRVVANIERVGNTSAASIPLALADACDDGELQPGHRVLLTAFGAGLTWGSTLLTWPDVKPGGEA; encoded by the coding sequence ATGCATGACGGACACCACGCGGTCCTTGCCGGGCTGGGAGCCTGGCTGCCGCCGCGGGTGGTGGACAACGACGACCTCGCCCAGCACCTGAACACCTCCGACGAATGGATCCGCGCGCGCACCGGCATCGGCGAGCGCCGCATCGCCGACCCTGACGTGTCCACTGTGGACATGGCGGTCGCCGCGGGCCGCAACGCCTTGCGCAGCGCCGGGTCGGACGCGATCGACGCGGTGGTGCTCGCGACGGCGACACCCGACTACCTCTGCCCGGCCAGCGCGCCGCAGGTCGCCTCGGGGCTCGGGCTCAGCGGGGTCGCCGCCTTCGACGTCAACGCCGTCTGCAGTGGCTTCATCTACGCGCTGGCCACGGCCGCGGGCCTGATCGCCGGCGGTGTCGCCGGCCGGGTGCTCGTCGTCGGCGCGGACGCGTTCAGCCGCTACTGCGACCCCGCCGACCGCACCACCGTCCCGATCTTCGGTGACGGCGCGGGCGCGGTCGTGCTGCGTGCCGGGACCGCCGACGAGCCAGGCGCGCTCGGACCGTTCGACCTGCACAGCGAGGGTGAGAACGCCGGCCTGCTGATCGTCCCGGCCGGTGGCGCGAAGCAGCGCCAGTCGGCCGACCCGCACGACCACTACCTGACCATGCAGGGCACGGCCGTGTTCCGTCATGCCTGCGCGCGCATGGCCGAATCGGCCCGTGCCGTGCTGGAGCGGTCCGGGCTCGGGGTCGGCGACGTGGACCGTTTCGTGGGTCACCAGGCGAACATCCGGATCCTCCAGGCCACCGCCAAACAGCTGGGCATGCCGAACGACCGGGTGGTGGCCAACATCGAGCGCGTCGGCAACACCAGCGCCGCCTCGATCCCGCTCGCGCTGGCCGACGCCTGCGACGACGGTGAGCTCCAGCCCGGCCACCGGGTGCTGCTGACCGCGTTCGGCGCCGGGCTGACCTGGGGTTCGACCCTGCTGACCTGGCCCGACGTCAAGCCGGGCGGCGAGGCCTAG
- a CDS encoding response regulator, whose translation MTAIRILVADDQEVVRRTLRQIFEAEDDLEVIGEVADGDSVVQLARELRPDVVLVDVRMPGRDGLSVTRELAGPEVADPLRVIVITTFELDEYARVALQHGACGFLLKRSGPGLLVEGVRAAVSGDMLISPQMTMRLFQQMCLPAVRDRRPAALTEREWEIARLVAEAKTNLEIGQVLGITVGTVKTHLRSVQRKLGLRNRVAIAAWAWETRVERR comes from the coding sequence GTGACGGCGATCCGGATTCTCGTCGCGGACGATCAGGAGGTGGTTCGCCGGACTCTGCGGCAGATCTTCGAGGCTGAGGATGATCTCGAGGTGATCGGCGAGGTGGCCGATGGTGATTCGGTCGTGCAACTGGCTCGTGAGTTGCGGCCGGACGTCGTGCTGGTCGACGTCCGGATGCCGGGACGCGATGGGTTGTCGGTGACCCGGGAGCTTGCTGGACCGGAGGTGGCGGATCCACTGCGGGTCATCGTGATCACGACGTTCGAACTCGACGAGTACGCGCGAGTCGCGCTCCAGCACGGGGCTTGTGGGTTCCTGTTGAAGAGGTCCGGGCCTGGTTTGCTGGTCGAAGGTGTTCGCGCTGCCGTGTCGGGCGACATGCTGATCAGTCCGCAGATGACCATGCGCCTCTTCCAGCAGATGTGCCTGCCCGCAGTCCGTGATCGTCGGCCGGCGGCGTTGACCGAACGGGAATGGGAGATAGCGCGTCTCGTCGCGGAGGCGAAGACGAACCTGGAGATCGGCCAGGTTCTGGGAATCACGGTGGGGACGGTGAAAACGCACCTGAGGAGCGTCCAGCGGAAGCTGGGCCTGCGTAATCGGGTCGCGATCGCCGCCTGGGCGTGGGAAACCCGCGTTGAGCGGAGGTGA
- a CDS encoding SigB/SigF/SigG family RNA polymerase sigma factor produces MTGSRTEPTQPTSSNEYGHLAPLFDELASLPADAPRRAALRDELVTGHLPLAEHIAQRFSGRGVAKEDLVQVATVGLINAVDRFDASRGSDFLSFAVPTVMGEVRRHFRDTGWLVRVPRRLKELHLSISSASTELAQRLGRAPTPSEIASHLGVSQDEVYEGLEAGNAYHSMSLDEVLSGDTENLALGDTLGEEDAGLEGVENHEALLPLIQELPERERKILGLRFVHNMTQTQIAERIGVSQMHVSRLLARTLQRLRDGLTEQDGEL; encoded by the coding sequence GTGACCGGTTCCCGGACCGAGCCGACACAACCCACATCGTCGAACGAATACGGCCACCTGGCCCCGCTGTTCGACGAGCTGGCGAGCCTGCCGGCCGATGCCCCCCGCCGCGCCGCCCTGCGCGACGAGCTCGTGACGGGGCACCTGCCCTTGGCCGAGCACATCGCGCAGCGGTTCTCCGGGCGCGGGGTGGCGAAGGAGGACCTGGTCCAGGTCGCCACCGTGGGGTTGATCAACGCGGTGGACCGGTTCGACGCCAGCCGCGGCTCGGACTTCCTGTCCTTCGCCGTGCCCACGGTGATGGGTGAGGTGCGCCGCCACTTCCGGGACACCGGCTGGCTGGTGCGGGTGCCGCGCCGGCTCAAGGAGCTGCACCTGTCGATTTCCAGCGCGAGCACCGAGCTCGCGCAGCGGCTGGGCCGCGCGCCGACGCCAAGCGAGATCGCGAGCCACCTCGGCGTGAGCCAGGACGAGGTCTACGAGGGCCTGGAAGCGGGTAACGCCTACCACTCGATGTCGCTGGACGAGGTGCTGTCCGGCGACACCGAGAACCTCGCGCTCGGCGACACGCTGGGTGAGGAGGACGCCGGCCTGGAGGGCGTCGAGAACCACGAGGCGCTGCTGCCGCTGATCCAGGAGCTGCCCGAGCGCGAGCGGAAGATCCTCGGCCTGCGGTTCGTGCACAACATGACGCAGACCCAGATCGCGGAGCGGATCGGCGTTTCGCAGATGCACGTGTCGCGGCTGCTCGCCCGCACCCTGCAGCGGCTGCGCGACGGGCTCACCGAGCAGGACGGGGAGCTGTGA
- a CDS encoding winged helix DNA-binding domain-containing protein, which translates to MPDTLGQRALNRALLARQLLLRRTKLTPLEAVRHLCGLQAQAPFPPYYGLWSRLHGFRPEQLGQLLLDRQVVRIALMRGTVHLVTADDCRWLRPLLQPLFDGDLRTNATYKKSLAPVDLSAVAERARALLAEEPRTPAALGKELARVWPDTPAAALAHAARGLLPLVQVPPRAVWGRSGRTTLATAEDWLGRPLERNASLDDLVLRYLAAFGPASVADVQAWSGLTRLGEVVDRLRPQLRVFRTEQGREVFDLPEAPRPDPATPAPPRFIAEFDNLLLSHADRTRVLPEDARKRVFGVPNGVFPGTVLVDGLVRGGWRIARSRAGATLEVEPYARFSTKDRDALESAGARLVRFAVGEDAWDIRFAAVA; encoded by the coding sequence ATGCCGGACACGCTGGGGCAGCGCGCGCTGAACCGGGCTCTGCTCGCCCGTCAGCTGCTGTTGCGCAGGACGAAGCTCACACCGCTGGAAGCCGTCCGGCACCTCTGCGGACTTCAGGCACAGGCGCCGTTCCCGCCGTACTACGGGTTGTGGTCGCGACTGCACGGTTTCCGGCCGGAGCAGCTCGGGCAGCTCCTGCTGGACCGGCAGGTGGTGCGGATCGCGTTGATGCGGGGCACCGTGCACCTGGTGACGGCGGACGACTGCCGGTGGCTGCGCCCGCTCCTGCAGCCGCTGTTCGACGGCGACCTGCGTACCAACGCCACATACAAGAAATCGCTTGCCCCGGTTGACCTGAGTGCGGTCGCGGAGCGGGCGCGCGCGTTGCTGGCGGAGGAGCCGCGCACCCCGGCCGCGCTGGGCAAAGAGCTTGCACGGGTGTGGCCGGACACGCCGGCGGCGGCGCTCGCGCACGCCGCCCGCGGCCTGCTCCCGCTCGTGCAGGTCCCGCCGCGTGCGGTGTGGGGCCGCAGCGGGCGGACGACTCTCGCGACGGCGGAGGACTGGCTCGGGCGTCCGCTGGAGCGGAACGCCTCGCTGGACGATCTCGTGCTCCGCTACCTGGCGGCATTCGGGCCGGCGAGCGTCGCGGACGTGCAGGCGTGGAGCGGCTTGACGCGGCTCGGCGAGGTGGTGGACCGGCTGCGCCCGCAGCTGCGGGTGTTCCGCACCGAGCAGGGACGCGAGGTATTCGACCTGCCCGAAGCGCCGCGTCCGGACCCGGCCACGCCCGCGCCGCCGCGGTTCATCGCCGAGTTCGACAACCTGCTGTTGTCGCACGCCGACCGGACTCGCGTGCTGCCGGAGGACGCGCGCAAGCGGGTGTTCGGGGTGCCGAACGGGGTGTTCCCCGGGACGGTCCTGGTCGACGGGCTGGTGCGCGGCGGCTGGCGGATCGCGCGTTCCCGGGCCGGGGCGACGCTGGAGGTCGAGCCGTACGCGCGTTTCTCCACAAAGGACCGGGATGCGCTGGAGAGCGCAGGGGCGCGGCTGGTGCGTTTCGCTGTCGGCGAAGATGCCTGGGACATCCGCTTCGCAGCCGTTGCGTGA
- a CDS encoding Lrp/AsnC family transcriptional regulator codes for MPAADLDKLDYEILRRLQDDSRTIAETIGAEVGLSAAAVQRRIKRLRHAGVISREVAVIDPPSVGVHMTFIVMVEMERERLEVLDAFRKQVLADSAVQQCYYVTGSADFILVVQCRDMGEFEAFTRRMFFDNGEVRHFTTSVVMDRVKVGLTVPLNGG; via the coding sequence GTGCCCGCCGCTGACCTGGACAAACTCGACTACGAGATTTTGCGACGCCTGCAGGACGACTCGCGGACGATCGCCGAGACGATCGGCGCCGAGGTGGGTCTCTCGGCCGCTGCGGTGCAGCGCCGCATCAAGCGGTTGCGGCACGCCGGCGTGATCTCGCGCGAGGTCGCGGTCATCGATCCGCCGTCGGTCGGGGTCCACATGACGTTCATCGTGATGGTGGAGATGGAGCGCGAGCGGCTGGAGGTGCTGGACGCGTTCCGGAAGCAGGTGCTGGCTGATTCCGCTGTGCAACAGTGCTACTACGTTACGGGGTCGGCGGACTTCATCCTGGTCGTGCAGTGCCGGGACATGGGGGAGTTCGAGGCGTTCACGCGCCGGATGTTCTTCGACAACGGCGAGGTGCGGCACTTCACGACGAGTGTCGTGATGGACCGCGTCAAGGTGGGCCTGACCGTTCCCCTGAACGGCGGCTGA
- a CDS encoding adenylate/guanylate cyclase domain-containing protein, producing the protein MPKFAQLAKFRVVLRTGLGFVVLGVGSSVCGAAAVWLLLFLQGIPADMGDRNWILLTCAGAYVLLSVLVGSVWTAILHRRTAVWFAQGRRPTPPEARRALRLPRDLALVSGTLWLGGTIILGTLTSILGSALDTLGVTLAVGLGGLLTVGLMYLAAEWVARPILILALEVSPPRNAVSVSVLSRLAITWAVASGVPLLGVLIVAAPPNIGRADETSSLIMLSIVGLVSGAIGTALLARAVAAPLRRLRMAVGLVTRGRKDVSVRVDDASEIGSLQVSVNSMVAGLREQDRLRDLFGRHVGIDVARHALEHGVSLSGDVREVAALFVDVVDSTALAYRLPPEEIVRKLNRLFDSVVSAVDARGGLVNKFQGDAALCVFGAPTRLADPATAAMSAARAIRDAVREEGELDLGIGVAWGPVFAGQLGSRSRLEYTVIGDAVNEAARLTEHAKHVPGRILASDTLWSQAASGEQARWTRHETVQLRGRDKPTKTWTN; encoded by the coding sequence GTGCCGAAGTTCGCCCAGCTCGCGAAGTTCCGCGTGGTGCTGCGCACCGGGCTGGGCTTCGTCGTCCTCGGCGTCGGGTCGAGCGTGTGCGGCGCGGCGGCCGTCTGGCTGCTGCTGTTCCTGCAGGGCATCCCCGCCGACATGGGCGACCGCAACTGGATCCTGCTCACCTGCGCCGGTGCGTACGTCCTGCTCTCGGTGCTCGTCGGCTCGGTGTGGACGGCGATCCTGCACCGCCGCACCGCCGTCTGGTTCGCCCAGGGCCGCCGCCCGACGCCGCCGGAGGCCCGCCGCGCGCTCCGCCTGCCCCGTGACCTCGCGCTGGTCAGCGGCACCCTCTGGCTCGGCGGCACGATCATCCTCGGCACCCTCACCAGCATCCTCGGCTCCGCGCTCGACACCCTCGGCGTCACCCTCGCCGTCGGGCTCGGCGGGCTGCTCACCGTCGGCCTGATGTACCTGGCCGCGGAGTGGGTCGCGCGACCGATCCTGATCCTCGCGCTCGAGGTGAGCCCGCCGCGCAACGCGGTGTCGGTCAGCGTCCTGTCCCGGCTCGCGATCACCTGGGCCGTAGCGAGCGGGGTCCCGCTGCTCGGCGTGCTGATCGTCGCCGCGCCACCGAACATCGGCAGGGCCGACGAGACCTCCAGCCTGATCATGCTGTCGATCGTCGGGCTCGTCAGCGGCGCGATCGGCACGGCGCTCCTCGCGCGGGCGGTCGCCGCGCCGCTGCGCCGGTTGCGGATGGCGGTCGGCCTCGTCACCCGCGGCCGCAAGGACGTGTCGGTGCGCGTGGACGACGCCAGCGAGATCGGCTCGCTGCAGGTGTCGGTCAACAGCATGGTCGCCGGACTGCGGGAACAGGACCGGCTGCGGGACCTGTTCGGCAGGCACGTGGGCATCGACGTCGCCCGGCACGCCCTGGAGCACGGCGTGTCGCTGAGCGGCGACGTGCGGGAGGTCGCCGCGTTGTTCGTCGACGTCGTGGACTCGACTGCCCTGGCTTACCGGCTGCCGCCCGAGGAGATCGTGCGCAAGCTCAACCGGTTGTTCGACAGCGTGGTGTCGGCCGTCGATGCCCGCGGCGGGCTGGTGAACAAGTTCCAGGGCGACGCCGCGTTGTGCGTCTTCGGCGCGCCCACGCGGCTGGCCGACCCGGCGACCGCGGCCATGTCCGCGGCGCGCGCCATCCGGGACGCCGTTCGCGAGGAGGGCGAGCTGGACCTGGGCATCGGCGTCGCGTGGGGGCCGGTGTTCGCGGGGCAGCTGGGCAGCCGCAGCCGGCTCGAGTACACGGTCATCGGCGACGCGGTGAACGAAGCGGCGCGGCTGACCGAGCACGCGAAGCACGTGCCCGGCCGCATCCTCGCCAGCGACACCCTCTGGTCCCAGGCGGCATCCGGCGAGCAGGCCCGGTGGACCCGGCACGAGACGGTCCAGCTGCGCGGACGGGACAAGCCAACGAAGACCTGGACGAACTAG
- a CDS encoding ATP-dependent DNA ligase gives MADPGWRAPMVATLTQQPFSRENWLFERKLDGVRTICSRDGGRPVLWSRNHNDISAGYPELGEALAGSGASSFVADGEIVAFDGNQTSFARLQQRIHLADRRRIEATGVAVHLYLFDLLAFDGHDTTGLPLRQRKQLLRKAFDWGGVLRYATHRNTTGEEYSAHACARGWEGVIAKRADAPYRSGRTTDWLKFKCVKEQEFVVGGFSAPGGARTGFGALLVGYYDRGRLRYAGKVGAATASPRCVS, from the coding sequence ATGGCTGATCCCGGGTGGCGCGCGCCGATGGTGGCGACGCTGACCCAGCAGCCGTTTTCCAGGGAGAACTGGCTGTTCGAGCGCAAGCTGGACGGGGTTCGCACCATCTGCTCGCGCGACGGCGGCCGGCCCGTGCTGTGGTCGCGCAACCACAACGACATCAGCGCCGGATACCCGGAACTCGGGGAGGCGCTCGCCGGATCGGGCGCCTCCTCCTTCGTCGCCGACGGCGAGATCGTCGCCTTCGACGGCAACCAGACCAGCTTCGCCCGGCTGCAGCAACGCATCCACCTGGCCGACCGGCGGCGCATCGAGGCCACCGGGGTCGCGGTGCACCTGTACCTGTTCGACCTGCTGGCCTTCGACGGCCACGACACGACCGGGTTGCCGCTGCGGCAACGGAAACAGTTGCTGCGCAAGGCTTTCGACTGGGGCGGGGTGTTACGGTACGCCACGCACCGCAACACCACCGGCGAGGAGTACTCCGCCCACGCGTGCGCGCGCGGCTGGGAGGGCGTGATCGCGAAGCGGGCGGACGCGCCGTACCGGTCCGGGCGGACGACCGACTGGCTGAAGTTCAAGTGCGTCAAGGAACAGGAGTTCGTCGTCGGCGGGTTCAGCGCGCCGGGTGGGGCGCGGACCGGGTTCGGCGCGTTGCTGGTCGGCTACTACGACCGCGGCCGGTTGCGGTACGCGGGCAAGGTCGGCGCCGCTACAGCGAGTCCACGCTGCGTGAGCTGA
- a CDS encoding SsgA family sporulation/cell division regulator: MNTDTVTQSQFVSLNGSSAPVLSRLSYVASEPFAVNIAFRTERGRWVEWTFARELLVTGLREPSGIGDVRVRPDLSTDEGILILEIESPDGYALVEIEREDVERFLDAATELVPLGTESDCFDVDAFIDEITNV; this comes from the coding sequence GTGAACACCGATACCGTCACCCAGAGCCAGTTCGTGTCACTCAACGGCTCCAGTGCTCCAGTCCTGTCTCGACTGTCGTACGTCGCGAGCGAGCCGTTCGCCGTGAACATCGCGTTCCGGACGGAGCGTGGCCGTTGGGTGGAGTGGACCTTCGCCCGGGAGCTGCTCGTCACGGGCCTGCGGGAGCCCTCCGGCATCGGCGACGTGCGCGTCCGGCCTGACCTGTCGACCGACGAAGGCATCCTCATCCTGGAGATCGAGTCCCCCGACGGCTACGCACTGGTCGAGATCGAGCGCGAGGACGTCGAACGCTTCCTGGACGCCGCTACGGAACTCGTCCCCCTGGGCACGGAGAGCGACTGCTTCGACGTGGACGCCTTCATCGACGAGATCACGAACGTCTGA